One window of the Leptospira dzoumogneensis genome contains the following:
- a CDS encoding enoyl-CoA hydratase-related protein has protein sequence MSESLIHLQKEGKLAILEINRPSALNALNEELLSELTSAIYTLEKDPLIHVLIITGQGKAFVAGADIAKMKDLGASEAEKFATLGQHAFDRIQKSRLVSIAAVNGFALGGGLELALACDIRIGSEKAKLGLPEVSLGLIPGFGGTQRLARLIGYGRAAELIFTGDMIGAEEAYRIGILNKLVKDGEDLISTAKATAESILKKGPIAVSTAKSVILNGLDMQLSKGQELEKKEFSNLFSGKESKEGMGAFLEKRPPNF, from the coding sequence ATGAGCGAATCACTGATCCATTTGCAAAAAGAAGGCAAACTGGCGATTTTAGAGATCAACCGTCCTTCCGCGTTAAACGCATTAAACGAAGAACTATTAAGCGAATTAACAAGCGCGATCTATACTTTAGAAAAAGATCCGTTAATCCATGTGTTAATCATCACGGGACAGGGAAAAGCGTTTGTTGCGGGTGCGGATATCGCTAAAATGAAGGATTTGGGGGCAAGCGAGGCCGAAAAATTCGCCACATTGGGACAACACGCATTCGATCGTATCCAAAAAAGCAGACTCGTTTCCATTGCTGCAGTGAACGGATTCGCATTGGGCGGCGGATTGGAACTTGCACTTGCATGCGATATCCGTATAGGTTCTGAAAAAGCAAAATTAGGACTCCCTGAAGTTTCTTTAGGTTTGATCCCCGGATTCGGCGGGACCCAAAGGCTTGCGAGACTCATCGGATACGGAAGAGCTGCAGAACTTATCTTCACGGGAGATATGATCGGTGCAGAAGAGGCATATCGTATCGGTATATTAAACAAACTTGTTAAAGACGGAGAAGATCTGATCTCCACTGCGAAAGCGACTGCGGAATCCATTTTGAAAAAAGGGCCTATTGCGGTTTCCACCGCAAAATCAGTGATCCTAAATGGATTGGATATGCAATTATCCAAGGGACAAGAATTGGAGAAAAAAGAATTTTCCAATCTATTCTCCGGAAAAGAATCCAAGGAAGGAATGGGAGCATTCTTAGAAAAACGTCCTCCTAATTTTTAA
- a CDS encoding DUF3332 family protein, with translation MVKNVLKKIILTLVLVGASFGSLANCFGKFALVRVFYNANDGINVGGGLLAKIVKTVLFYIPFGFLMAIGGFIDFILFNLIEFWSGSNPVGLNEYDKEGRYAKSFEQDGEKLTLVYTEFGSRLDLTAVSKEGKSETLTAFRSQPGKFFVEREGQLSEIEVTSQSVGSQVILKLTEQGKLKSSKVVEAQSLQDLQLRASESL, from the coding sequence ATGGTGAAAAACGTATTAAAAAAAATCATCCTGACCTTGGTACTGGTAGGAGCTAGCTTCGGTTCCTTAGCGAACTGTTTCGGAAAATTTGCACTTGTAAGAGTTTTCTACAATGCTAACGACGGGATCAATGTAGGCGGCGGCCTTCTTGCTAAGATCGTAAAAACGGTTCTATTCTATATTCCTTTCGGATTTTTAATGGCAATCGGCGGATTTATCGACTTTATTCTTTTCAACCTGATCGAGTTCTGGTCCGGAAGCAACCCGGTAGGACTGAACGAGTATGATAAAGAAGGAAGATACGCAAAATCTTTCGAACAAGACGGAGAAAAACTGACTTTGGTTTATACTGAATTCGGTTCCAGATTGGATCTGACTGCCGTTTCTAAAGAAGGAAAATCAGAAACCCTTACTGCTTTCCGCTCTCAACCTGGAAAATTTTTCGTAGAGAGAGAAGGACAACTTTCAGAGATCGAAGTTACTTCTCAATCAGTAGGGTCCCAAGTGATCTTAAAACTGACTGAACAAGGTAAATTAAAATCTTCTAAAGTAGTAGAAGCTCAAAGTTTACAAGACCTTCAATTGAGAGCTTCCGAATCTCTCTAA
- a CDS encoding MBOAT family O-acyltransferase, with the protein MIFPTLEFFLFFSFVFVTHWYILPALIPEPKLRKSLIHIFLLIVSYIFYMSWNWKFGGLILLSTLIDFFLADLIFESKNQVFRKRMIVISLVLNLVFILGFFKYYGFLSENLNALLHTLGFQSLFPVLKIVLPVGISFYTFQSLSYTIDVYRGAIPSEKNFIRFALFVSFFPQLVAGPIVTAKSFLPQLQTEKKIEDIPFRKAIRYFLMGYFKKVVLSDNISPIADLIFKNPDVYSTEALWLGAFLFWVQVYCDFSGYTDMAYSAALLLGYELPENFRMPYISQSVTEHWRRWHITLSTWLRDYVYISLGGNRVGLFRHRFNVWFTMFVGGIWHGANWTFLIWGSIQGGFLLIESVLKEWKAKWFPNLTIPDSWDKALTPVRVLYASTVAVTFGVIFRSANIESALKMIHGMYVYQSGELRPYMLKQGIPAILCVIIGHYLGWLIYEKGKEFKIPVWLEFSLYPLIAFCFAILSPDGEIPFIYFDF; encoded by the coding sequence GTGATCTTTCCCACGCTTGAATTTTTTCTTTTTTTCTCATTCGTATTCGTAACCCATTGGTATATTTTACCGGCGCTTATTCCGGAGCCAAAACTACGCAAATCTCTTATCCATATCTTCCTGCTCATCGTGAGTTATATATTCTACATGAGCTGGAACTGGAAATTCGGCGGGTTGATCTTATTATCCACACTAATCGATTTCTTTTTAGCGGATCTGATCTTCGAATCCAAGAACCAAGTTTTCCGCAAGAGAATGATCGTGATCAGCTTGGTGTTGAATCTTGTATTCATTTTAGGATTTTTTAAATATTACGGATTTTTAAGCGAGAACCTGAACGCACTACTGCATACTTTAGGCTTCCAAAGTTTATTTCCTGTTCTTAAAATAGTTCTTCCTGTAGGGATCTCATTTTATACATTCCAGAGTTTGAGTTATACTATTGATGTATACAGAGGAGCAATCCCTTCCGAAAAAAATTTCATACGATTTGCGTTATTCGTCTCCTTCTTCCCTCAGTTGGTAGCTGGACCGATCGTAACCGCTAAAAGTTTTTTACCTCAATTACAAACAGAGAAGAAGATAGAAGATATCCCATTCAGAAAAGCGATCCGTTATTTTCTAATGGGATATTTTAAGAAGGTTGTACTATCGGATAATATTTCTCCGATCGCCGATCTCATCTTTAAAAACCCGGATGTTTATTCTACGGAAGCGCTTTGGTTAGGTGCATTTCTTTTCTGGGTGCAGGTCTATTGCGATTTCAGCGGTTATACCGATATGGCATATTCTGCAGCGCTTCTATTAGGTTATGAGCTACCCGAAAACTTTAGAATGCCTTATATTTCCCAATCCGTTACGGAACATTGGAGAAGATGGCATATCACTCTTTCCACTTGGCTCAGAGATTATGTGTATATCTCCTTAGGTGGAAATCGTGTGGGGTTATTCCGTCATAGATTCAATGTTTGGTTCACAATGTTTGTAGGCGGGATCTGGCATGGAGCCAATTGGACCTTCCTCATCTGGGGTTCCATCCAAGGCGGATTTCTATTAATAGAATCCGTATTAAAAGAATGGAAAGCGAAATGGTTCCCGAACCTGACAATTCCGGATTCTTGGGATAAGGCGTTAACCCCTGTTAGAGTTTTATATGCAAGTACAGTGGCGGTCACATTCGGAGTGATCTTTCGATCCGCAAATATAGAATCCGCTCTGAAAATGATACACGGAATGTATGTGTACCAAAGCGGAGAACTTAGACCTTATATGTTAAAGCAAGGTATCCCGGCTATACTTTGTGTGATCATTGGACATTATCTTGGTTGGCTTATTTACGAAAAAGGAAAGGAGTTCAAGATCCCAGTCTGGTTGGAATTTTCTCTTTATCCATTGATCGCATTTTGCTTTGCGATCTTAAGTCCGGACGGAGAGATCCCTTTTATCTACTTCGACTTCTGA
- a CDS encoding DUF192 domain-containing protein, translating into MKTFRFLFLFFLFCLPMAGWGEYNSPLYLEKTTIYIGEHALLVEVANTDESRQRGLMFRKKLGENEGMIFIFPTEDHLSFWMKNTLIPLSIGYFSKDKRLVDVYEMAPNQTQVLYHSTQKVMYAVEANPRWFAKRGLGKNSVLKIESRYIGK; encoded by the coding sequence ATGAAAACTTTCAGATTCTTATTTCTATTTTTTCTGTTCTGCCTTCCGATGGCGGGCTGGGGAGAATATAATTCTCCTCTATACTTAGAAAAAACCACCATCTATATAGGAGAGCACGCTCTCCTTGTGGAAGTTGCAAATACGGATGAGTCCAGACAGAGAGGATTGATGTTCCGTAAAAAATTAGGGGAGAATGAAGGAATGATCTTCATCTTTCCTACGGAGGATCATCTATCTTTTTGGATGAAGAATACTTTAATCCCTTTGAGTATCGGTTATTTCTCAAAAGACAAGAGACTCGTAGACGTTTACGAAATGGCACCGAACCAAACACAAGTTCTGTATCATTCCACACAAAAGGTAATGTATGCGGTGGAAGCAAATCCTAGATGGTTTGCGAAACGTGGGCTTGGAAAAAATTCTGTTTTAAAAATAGAGAGTAGATATATAGGAAAATGA